The genomic DNA TGTAATTCACCCAGAGTGGAGCTGTATAGAGAGGGGTGCAGTAGGCTCtaaacaaattaattttaaCATCATATGTACAGTGGTGGAATTTTCTAACCAACATGTTAGCTTGGACATAGAGCaatctcctctgtctgaacaTGTCGGCATCATCCTCCAACATGTCTGTGATTATGTGCCCTAAGTATTTGGTACTATTGGACACCCACAGAGCTTGCCCAGAAAGATGAAAGGCAGGGAACTTAATATCCATGTCCTCCTTACCATTACCATTACCACGCTTTTCTTGACATTATATTTAACATCAAAATCGACCCCATAATTAGTGCAGATGTTAAGCAGCTGTTGAAACCCACCTGTACTCGGGGATAGTAAAGCTAGTCGTCTGCATACATAAAGTGGTTGACCAGGGAATCACCTATCATACAACCTGTACTGCATCCCCCCAGCTGCCTGGAAAGGTCGTCCATATAGATATTGAAAAGGGCTGGGGATAATATACCCCCCTGCTGGACCCCGTTCCCAACATTAAAAGGGGTAGCAAAGATGTTCCCCCATCTTACTCTCATGCTCTGGTTTGCATACCAGTAAGCTAGGATGCGTACTAAGCTACTGGGCACACCCCTAAGCTTGAGCTTATTAAACAGCGTAAAGTGGTGGACGCGGTCAAATGCTTTGGATGCATCAATAAACCCTATAAGCATAGTAGAGCCCTGCCTTCTATATGTGTATATTGCTTCTTTCAGAGCATAAATACATAGGTCAGTACTATGCTTGGGCTTAAAGCCAAACTGTCATTGGTGGTTATGAATTCACTTATTCTGTCAAGGATTAATCTTTCTAGCACTTTGGAGAGAATGCTGGCAAGTGCTATAGGTCTATAGTTATCAATACTTCCGATTTTACCAGCCTTATCTTTGATAACTGGGAGTGGGACAAGAACTACTGACCCAATATACCATGGGTCACCATCCCAGTAAAGCAGATAGACAATAGCACTGCCAACCTGGGCCCAGCTAACTTAAGGTGCTCTGCTGTGATGTTGTCCAGGCCACTAGCTTTCTTATCTGCAAGTTGCCCTATGGCACTGAGAACATCATTGGGGATAAAACAAATACTTTCTTGATCTATTTTGCCAATATGATAAGGCTCATATTTAATACAATTAAACAGCTCTGCATAATGCTGCCTCCATAGGTCAGCAATTGCCACTACATAAGTTACCCCCTCTATACTGCATGGAAGAGCTGCTTTAGCCCTATTAAGGGTTTTTACCTCCTTCCAGAAGCTAGTGATGTCATTTTTAAGCATATTATCAGCCATAGAGTGAGCACTCAGCACCTGctcttgtttgtttatatagcgCAGAGCATATTTATACTtagcattcattttctttttataaTCAAGGTCAGGTCCCTGCCTGGGCCTACCAGCTATTACCCAAGCCCTATGGGCTGCATTGGCCTCAGCATGATGGCTAGCTACAAATGTATTCCACCCTGGCTTGATGTTCTTGGCCTTCCTGGAGTGAGTGAATAAACACCTGCTAGCCTCAAGAAAAGCTCTAACTATATTGTTGTAaatatcacacaaacatgcaatcTTTTACTAAAATGTTTAAAACTCAAGCGCAGAAGGGTTAAATATGGAAGATGTGCATAGTTTTAACTGGTTGTAATACATGAACTTATAAGGAGTGGGCCATTTTCAGGGCGGTCCTCATTTCAAAAACAAtttcagggcactgaaaagtCTGCTCCATGAAAAATCCCAAAAGCACTTGTAAATGCAGTGAGCATCAACTATGCtctaaacttttattttcttaaatactgtatgtacaaCACCCTCTTTGCCCAAACTCGCATTCACTGTCTACTGAATTAAAACATGGGGGACGTGTAACTGAGAGATTTAACCCGAGTGAAGCCGACAAACATGCAGAGCAGGGAGGAGGGCAGGAGCAGATGGAGCTCTGTGTAGGCACCatatcaataaatcaatcaatcaaactttgtttgtacggcgcatttcataccaggaggtaacacaatgcccCTCACAGATggaaaaatgggggggggggggggttacaaacacaaacacagtaaagggacacagattttctagagataaataaacgGGAAATGGCGTACTAACCACACTGGTGCATACATTGCAATGACTTCAGCTGAAGCAGCCCTGTGTGGGCCTACGGTATAGCCACGGGTCTTTGAGGTGATTTGGTCCCAACCAGTTCAGGGATCCATTGCCAAGTGTTTGAACAGGTGGCCTTCCCTtgccctggggtgatcagtggTAACCCCTACCTTACAACCGCCCTGGAGCATGATTTGAAATGTAACGTGGAATTACAGTTGGGTTTTTTGTGCATTTTCTTTGTGGGTAACCAGATAAGACATGACTTTTATTTGCCCAACAAGGCAGATCATAGACACTTGCCATTTTCTTCAAAGGATGCCACCCCTGACATTTAAAAGGGGAGGATGGTATTCCAGGGCCCTAAACATGCTGTAAGGTAATGAGGAATAAGGCAATAAGGCACTCTCACATTGTGCAGAAGAGAGAACTGAAAACATCTGTGAAGGTCATACAGGGACGGGTGTGAGGAACGACATTTCCACTGCATTCAGAAATATTCTCTCCAAATCCATTGGTATTTTTAATTGGAATTACAGACCAGGCAGTTGCTTGCCAACGAAGAAAGAGACATGTTTTATGCAAAACACCTTTTCAATTCACTAAAccgcttttcttttttttttttttttacttagattttattgagtttttcTGTGAAAGACAATGGTATTGAACAACCATACAAGTACAAGTTAAGTGTCGGCACGACAACATTCATTTTGTACAACATTTTATTGTGACATGCGCTACAGCATTCatatacaaatatttacataatatacagcagcagaaaggaaaaagaaatggCAAATTATATCAAAAGTCAACCAATAATCACAACCCTACTTAAACATATACAGATTCCATTTTGTCCATCTTCCAATATACAAGTCATTTCTCAAACGCAATAGAAAGgttagtctctccatctcatggATCTCTTTAATAATATCAAACCAATTATCCACAGTAGGTAAGTCGGTCTGAAACCATTTACGTGTGATTGCTTTCTTTGCTGCTGCCGTAAATATTTTGAACAGGTATCCATCATTTCTAGTTAGTTCTTCTGGCATATCGCCCAAATAAAGTGATAGACATGATCTTGGAATTTGTAAATCTAAAATTTGTTGTATAGTTTCCCAAACACTCCCTGAACTTATGAATCTTCGGGCAGGCCCAAAAAATGTGGTAGTGATTTGCACCCACTTCCCCACAACCCCTCCaacatgtttgtgtcagtgatgtTTGATGTGATTTTAATTTAGGTGTAATAAAAAAACGGACCAGGTTTTTCCAACAAAATTCACACCAATAAGATGAGCAGGTAGTCGAagacatattttcacatatCTTCTCCCATTGTTCGGGGGATATTCTTTCCTGTAGTTCTttttccctctgcctcttcccTTAACTATTCCCTGGTAGAGTCTTGAAATCACTGACTTAGAACCACtggtgtaagtctgtgtgatcAACTCTATTATGTCATTCGGCTCAGTATTTGCTTCTTTTTTACCCACATTAAACAGCTTTTAAAAGACTTATTGTTGTAGATGTTATGAGTTAAGAGTTATGGACAAACGTGGGTGAACCTGCCCCTACCCTTCCTTGGGAAAGTGGATGGAGAAGGCCGACTTGCTTGGAAAAACAAAGATGATAAGATGGATGGAAGTAGTATCTTCTAGTTCTGTTTTGTAATAAGTTACTTTTTCAAGTTAATAATGAAAGGATTCATTTGTAAGTTTTGAAAGTGAGAAACATGGTACTGAGCATGGGCCTATTAAATCCATTGGttgagaaggggaaaaaaaactactgAATTCACTCAAATCTTGAATCTGAACTTTTTAAGAAGTGTTAATAAATAATCCACCTTGGCTGTAAAAGGCACAAAAGTCACCATTAGTCACCATTAGTGTGTATCTCTCTCAGGATGATGAAATCCTCTTTTTCCTTTGATCTTGAAATTGGTTTAAATGACTAAATACCACAAAACTGGGTGTGTTGATGGAACTGTTTGAACATGATAACACTGCTAACAGTATTTTACAGGAAGACGTGTTGCTTGAAGGACATCATGCACAAGCAGACTCCATCCTTGTCTCTATCTCATAATTCCTTTCAGTAGGAAGTATTGCAAAGCCCCTTAAAGACACGCAGTGCTTATCACCTCAAAATGTAAATACAAGAATGCTAACGTGTGAGCACGcagtacacacaacacagtggttttgttcatttgctaaccaTTTTAGGGGTGTTTGTTTAAGGGCTTATCTGGTGGTGCTTTTCTCCACTTCTACGCTATAAAGACTAGCCTCAGCCACGTATTAGCCAGAAAGTGGTTCATTTACACATCCACCAGAATCAAGACAAACTGAAGACATGTCGACCTTTTTCACGCTTCTTGTTTTAATTTGTGTTCAGTATGCAGGTAAGAGGAATTGACGATTTCATTGATACATTTAATggaggcatcacacacacatagcacaaaaagtaaggacatttgtgtttggtagattatttctttgttgtaacaatgcttctcGGCAATAAATgttataccgttggaaagcctgtttatttcccttttaaacggtgccacatttgtaaggaacatgcatttgtgggatgagcagcatagctgagtatgtgggttgcgcccattaaaaatgtgccaaaattctcctgttctcctgttggtattcactcttgttttgagttgtttgttggattggatgattgaactctcgatcagtaacagggaacaaacaagaaatattggcaattttacactttattcatttaatacactatcagggagagaatggaatggCCTGCCATGAGTCCAGACCTCAACCCAATTGAACACTTTTGGTATCAGCTTTGGCGTGCTGTACGTGTTAGTGACCAACACAACCACGATGATCTGATCTGCAATGACTCTTGGTTGAGGAATGgaatgccatcccacagcaatgtgtgaccaggttggtgaccagcatgaggaggtGGTGCCAGGCTGTTTTGACTGCGTATGGATCTTCCACCCGCTCCTGAGGCTCCTGAGGGTGTGTTAAATggataaagtgtaaaattgccaatatgtcttgtttgttccttgttactgatcgagagttcaatcatccaatccactaaacaactcaaaacaagagtgaataccaacataaGAATAAACTGTTTAGCATTTAGCAATTAGCATTTAGCAATTTTGGCAAATTTTTCATGAGCGcaacccacatactcagctctgctgctcatcccccaaatgcatgttccttacaaatgtggcaccatttaaaagagaaataaacaggctttccaacggtataagatttattgccgagaagcattgttacaacaaagaaataatctaccaaacacaaatttccttactttttgtgctatgtttatatTCGAGTGAAAACATTGCCAAGATCTACTGTGTCTAACAAATATGTCTGTTTGATTGATTGTAATATGTAATGGATATTTAGCACATTTTGTTGTAGATTCTATACTTTCAAGACTTTGTTACATGTTATGGTCATTCTCACATTTCCAATGTACTGTGATTATGGTGTCATTTTTGGACTCCTTAGTTTTTTACTTCCTCTGTCCGTTAGTTCCAGCACAAGTCATGGATGCCGTCAACCGGAGTGCTGTGCCAGGACAACTGCTTACAGTAATTAAGGCCATTTTCTATACAGGCATCCATGTGCTTATCTGGAGATATATAATGTACTTATGTTTATGTACGTAAATTGATACATTAGCCATTGGTTGCACAATAAGGCTAGGTACGCTGAACTGCTTTTTTACTCTATTGTTATTCTCTTGTTCTTTGTCTGAGTGAATACTTGGGAAGTAAAGTTTGAGCTTGTTGAAAAACATCACGTGGAGTAAGCATTCAGTTCAGCTTTACGGGAGTCATATTCCTGTTTCACTGTACTGAAGCATTAAAACGCTCATCAGGACTCATTTGAGCAATTGCAACCTTACTGCACCCTCAATGCAACCTCGGTGCATGTATAACATCACcctttttaatatttattgaAACAAGCAGAATTCAGAATTTAGTGTAATTTAGAAACACTGCATGGTGGAACTTCAGATTGAGGAACTAACACCCATCACGTTAACTctcacatatatgcacactgAAGTATCAATTTCATTTCTGCTTTAGGTGTTGTGAATACATTTCCACACTGTCCAAAAAGCACATGTAATTCAGACTTGATGTTGTTACTAAGCCCATGACAATCAAAACCATCTAAATACAACTGGCTCTTTATTAACCTTGCGTTTCTTCCAAAGCCAAATTCCTGTAAGACATGCACCAAAATCTTTGACCTTGTGAAAGACCTGCTTTCGGATGCTGAAGTGCAGGTAAAGTACAGCATTTTAATGGTCACACCCGCCAAGCTCACTTCTTGATAACAGCGTATCAATATGTACTCCTGTTCAAATATACAAACAGTGTAACACATTCCTAtatctgagcacacacacacacacacacctgattaaaCAGCagttgtgtatctgtttgtgttccCACTACTAACCACTTGATTCCTGTGATTCCCTCTTCATGCCAGGGCACGGCTAAGAGTGACATGAACGGCGTGTGTGAGGCGCTGCTCAGTCCTGGACCGGTGAAACTCTGCAAGCAGATAGTGGACAAACACCTCCCCATGGGCTTCGCCATCGCTGACACAAGCATAGTTAATGAACAACTGAAAATCCACTTTACACTAAATGCAATACTTACAAGAGACCACTACACGGAACAGCGCAAAAATAACCTCAttgccagacaaacacacattacattaccagACTACAGACCCCAGAGGCTCTCTCAACACATTGAAAATGATCCCCTCTTAACAGCCTCCTAGGGAGCCTCTACAATGAAAGGGAGCTTCAGCCCTTATTCTATAGGCCTTAGATTTAAATGGCATCTAATGTCACACTTTAGAAAAACATCGACAGACCTTTCCATTTTAAGTTGTGTCGATCTTTACAGGGAGCAATAGGCATTAAAGGGCAGGAACTTTTTGGAGCCGTAAGAAGGAGAGTGACTTTGTCTTTTCTCCCAGAAACCAGGCCATGTTTGTTCTGTTATTGGGTTCTGTGTTGACGCAGAAGGTGAACGGCCGCGTCTGATGGCACAACTTCAAACTGCCTTCAAACCACCATATTTTGGGGTAAGGAAAGCATGTCCGTTTATCAACCCTTCCATGTTTTTATCGCAAAATATAATTTGGATGGAATGTACTGTATAAACACTCAGTTTTTGTACCTATACACCGCTATCACCCGCCATCCCAGTCTTATATCATGTTCAGATTACCTCTTGATCGTTCAATGGAAGATCTTTTGGCACCAGTCCTCTTGTGTATTTCACTGGTCTCAGATCAGTggtcttgttttctttctctcaggaTACCTTTGGGGCCCAGTGTCTGATCTGTACCCACTTCATTGAAACTGTGAAAGGACTCCTGCCCAAAGACGAACTCGAGGTAACAAAGGCACAAAACGTTGGGTGTCTGGCATGCTAAGAAGAACATATGCATTTCATGCATACTAACTATCCTTTCCTGTAGACTGATACAGGTTCTGCTGCTCTAACACTAAGTGTTCTTGGTGTTGCTACTTTGTAGTAGTATCAGATAACATAAGAACACCTCTAAAACTCGGTATACCACCACCCGCtgatgtgtgtatctgcgtcACCCTGCAATGCAAGGCGACTGTAACAACATTTATTGGTATTAAAGGCCGATTTTCACTTTTCTTTCGTGTCCCCCTCAGGACGTTCTTAACCTGGTGCTGGGCCAGGGGTGTAACTTGCTTCCTAACACCCTTAAGGTCGAATGTGAGAAATCCATCAACCTAGCCACCAAGACAGTGATTGAGCTGGTCATGTCCTTCATCTCCCCTGACACCATctgcagcctcctcctcctctgcacaGACAGCTCTGTGGAGTTACCCATCACGGGTGAGGGACCACACATACATCCACCTGGTCTGGTGGAAGACCACATACACAGCTACAATGTAATGAGGTAGCGTGACACGAGGCAAACGTAAGCACAGGCAGTATGACTTAAAGATGGGAGAGATGATTATTTATTGCCTCCTGAGAAGTCAGTCAGTGGCAATGACAATTTGGTGTGGctatacatttaatttaatttgtatttgtgtataattTCTGGTGTTAAATGTCTATATTCTacctttctttgtttttattaGAGGCAGCATGGATATAGTGAAGATGGTTTCAAAAGGACAACACTTCAGTTTTCAGGCCCTTTCCTTTTCGCATCCTCCCCTATGTCAGTGATGGTGGCATGGCATGGATCTCTACACAAGTGCTGACGTGATAATAGTGTGTGGTATGACTGTCAAACTAGCCCACAGGAGTCCAGCCTCACCCAATCCTTAGGAGTTCTCCCGAATGTTTGAGA from Clupea harengus chromosome 18, Ch_v2.0.2, whole genome shotgun sequence includes the following:
- the LOC116224603 gene encoding prosaposin-like, which translates into the protein MLWSFSHFQCTVIMVSFLDSLVFYFLCPLVPAQVMDAVNRSAVPGQLLTPNSCKTCTKIFDLVKDLLSDAEVQGTAKSDMNGVCEALLSPGPVKLCKQIVDKHLPMGFAIADTSIKPGHVCSVIGFCVDAEGERPRLMAQLQTAFKPPYFGDTFGAQCLICTHFIETVKGLLPKDELEDVLNLVLGQGCNLLPNTLKVECEKSINLATKTVIELVMSFISPDTICSLLLLCTDSSVELPITEAAWI